A single window of Gossypium arboreum isolate Shixiya-1 chromosome 13, ASM2569848v2, whole genome shotgun sequence DNA harbors:
- the LOC108485242 gene encoding transcription repressor OFP4 — protein MGNYRFRFSDMIPNAWFYKLKDMNKTRTHHSKQKKLPTSQTHHNSKPRHFTSEPFKAARLHVEASGDPPRKSLKRRDRRRTVYKPSPRAISSASAGFSRHTIPILNNSAHHYSLSPFESYPESSDSEDDEFLAPPPSTSYNCQLSSSTTDIIIDMHNTSKFDAISELELPPILTKLPKSNHKADECTKLMRSSSPRSSPLVRKSLGTSGIKLRANSPKIASKKIQAAYARKSMSPCRYLKFRNRSIAESLAVVKSSLDPQRDFRDSMVEMIVENNIRSSKELEDLLACYLSLNSNQYHDLIIKAFEQIWFDMTNLRL, from the coding sequence ATGGGTAATTACAGGTTCAGGTTCTCAGATATGATACCAAATGCCTGGTTTTACAAGCTCAAAGACATGAACAAAACCCGAACACATCACAGCAAGCAAAAGAAACTTCCCACATCACAAACACACCACAATTCCAAGCCTAGGCACTTCACCTCGGAACCTTTCAAAGCTGCCAGATTACATGTCGAAGCCTCCGGCGATCCACCAAGAAAATCATTGAAGAGAAGAGACAGAAGAAGAACAGTTTACAAGCCTTCTCCCAGAGCCATCTCATCTGCGTCTGCTGGTTTCAGCCGCCATACCATACCCATACTTAACAACTCTGCTCATCACTATTCTCTTTCTCCATTTGAGAGTTACCCTGAATCATCCGACTCAGAGGATGATGAATTTTTGGCTCCTCCACCCTCCACTTCTTACAATTGTCAACTTAGTTCTTCCACTACTGATATCATCATCGACATGCATAACACAAGCAAATTCGACGCAATATCTGAACTTGAGCTTCCTCCAATATTGACAAAGCTACCAAAGTCCAATCACAAGGCAGATGAATGCACCAAGTTGATGAGGAGCTCATCTCCCAGAAGTAGTCCTCTGGTGAGAAAGTCACTTGGTACTTCTGGAATAAAGCTTCGGGCCAATTCTCCAAAAATTGCAAGCAAGAAGATTCAAGCTGCTTATGCGCGAAAGAGCATGTCACCTTGTAGGTACTTAAAGTTTAGGAATAGGAGCATTGCAGAAAGTCTTGCAGTCGTCAAGTCTTCGCTGGATCCACAGAGAGACTTCAGGGATTCTATGGTTGAGATGATTGTGGAGAATAATATTCGGAGTTCAAAGGAACTAGAAGATCTTCTTGCTTGTTATCTTTCTCTTAATTCTAATCAATACCACGATCTTATCATTAAAGCATTCGAGCAAATCTGGTTTGATATGACTAACCTACGCTTGTAA